A single Methanocorpusculum vombati DNA region contains:
- a CDS encoding HNH endonuclease produces the protein MTNAERGSENYFPRGVVDNRRERQTTGKRNVAVCLGCLRALYEKNRCAVEDDKNGVWRECHIIPVKDGGDNTLENCGILCMKCYAVFSDESNEIDTIEKLRDYNRKDFEKRLRKGVIPPEIPPGSKKPMQK, from the coding sequence ATGACTAATGCCGAAAGGGGATCGGAAAATTATTTTCCGCGAGGAGTTGTTGATAACAGAAGAGAACGTCAAACCACCGGTAAAAGAAATGTAGCAGTATGTCTTGGGTGTCTTAGAGCGTTGTATGAGAAAAATCGATGTGCTGTTGAAGATGATAAAAATGGGGTGTGGCGGGAATGTCATATCATCCCGGTTAAAGACGGTGGAGACAACACGTTAGAAAACTGTGGCATTCTTTGCATGAAATGTTATGCTGTTTTTTCAGATGAATCAAATGAAATTGACACGATTGAGAAATTAAGAGATTATAATAGGAAGGATTTCGAGAAGAGACTGAGGAAGGGAGTAATACCTCCAGAGATACCTCCGGGGAGTAAAAAGCCAATGCAGAAGTAG
- a CDS encoding type II toxin-antitoxin system RelE family toxin → MFELFLHQKADKALNDLSDEEYLQCSATLSLLAINPYPGTGGDKEKLKGYKNRYRIHIGRSYSAIYEIDKEKKEVNIVSFGTIGDIHKKY, encoded by the coding sequence ATGTTTGAGCTCTTTCTTCATCAAAAAGCAGATAAGGCATTAAACGATCTTTCCGACGAGGAATATCTGCAATGTTCTGCTACTCTCAGCCTTCTTGCCATCAACCCCTATCCCGGAACCGGCGGGGATAAGGAAAAACTGAAAGGATACAAGAACCGATACCGCATACACATCGGGCGATCCTACTCGGCAATTTATGAGATCGATAAGGAAAAAAAGGAAGTGAATATCGTCTCGTTCGGAACAATCGGCGATATTCACAAAAAATACTGA
- a CDS encoding tyrosine-type recombinase/integrase, protein MGDTYYSVSEYIETKRTDNTRKAALYGLAVFFQYLNPVQKTREELDRVSIQYLRETTDHFDQVRDYCVYLVKYTDFTPNTIKNRVNALIHWLRWNRIVFSPAESAIISNILPRAIPVHEDRVISRDNIRSILSHSDTLLQTVILILASSGMRINELLNTRFSDIRPGAPNAIHIPRNRMKAGKAHTYFYSSEAEKSLSEWLKVRDAYIDRAMLKTQYCLKRLAKKADDDLIFPFSYDTLRRKFLRAIEAANLYEVNTESSRTTISFHSFRKWCESTMKLYVPINVVNELIGHDEGLSRSYRRYAADQLRSAYQAAEPHLFILAPEEYAILKGESAHVLREQQATTASLAAEMMKMRAEIEAMREFIKAGE, encoded by the coding sequence ATGGGGGATACGTATTATTCCGTCTCCGAGTATATCGAGACTAAAAGAACAGACAATACACGAAAAGCCGCGTTGTATGGTCTTGCCGTCTTCTTTCAATATCTGAACCCGGTACAAAAGACCCGCGAAGAACTTGATCGGGTGTCGATCCAGTATCTTAGGGAGACTACGGATCATTTCGATCAGGTGCGGGATTATTGTGTGTATCTGGTGAAGTATACTGATTTCACGCCAAACACGATAAAAAACAGGGTTAATGCACTAATTCACTGGTTAAGGTGGAACAGAATTGTTTTCAGTCCCGCGGAATCCGCCATTATTTCTAATATTCTCCCCCGTGCTATCCCTGTTCACGAGGATCGGGTAATTTCGCGTGATAATATCCGATCCATTCTATCACACTCCGATACTCTTTTGCAGACGGTGATCCTGATCCTTGCTTCGTCCGGGATGCGGATCAATGAGCTTCTCAACACACGGTTTTCCGACATCCGCCCCGGGGCGCCGAACGCGATCCACATCCCCCGAAACAGGATGAAGGCCGGGAAAGCACACACATATTTTTATTCATCAGAGGCGGAAAAGTCCCTGTCAGAGTGGTTGAAGGTACGGGATGCATATATTGACCGCGCCATGTTAAAAACGCAGTATTGCCTAAAACGCCTTGCTAAGAAGGCGGATGATGATCTGATCTTTCCCTTTTCGTATGATACACTACGAAGAAAGTTTCTGCGGGCAATCGAGGCGGCAAATCTCTACGAGGTGAACACGGAAAGCAGCCGGACAACGATCAGTTTTCACAGTTTCCGTAAATGGTGCGAAAGTACAATGAAACTGTACGTCCCGATCAATGTGGTAAACGAGCTGATCGGACACGATGAGGGACTTTCCCGCAGTTATCGACGCTATGCAGCCGATCAACTGAGATCAGCGTATCAGGCCGCAGAGCCGCATTTATTTATCCTCGCACCGGAGGAGTATGCGATTCTGAAAGGAGAGTCAGCTCATGTACTCCGCGAGCAGCAGGCCACGACCGCAAGTCTTGCCGCCGAAATGATGAAGATGCGAGCGGAGATAGAGGCAATGCGTGAGTTCATAAAGGCAGGAGAATAA
- the glmM gene encoding phosphoglucosamine mutase yields the protein MELTKLEKQYFGTNGVRGVTGIDMTPKLALEIAEAFATMLGPGKTVGLGRDTRTSGPALAAAVRAGLLSCGCNVIDFDIVPTPCLQYLVLDHHLDGGVMITASHNPPEYNGIKIIEADGTEMGDERTIQLEQTMIHQKFVTAPWNKLGSAASEPEARELYISAIVAQFPKDCGRGLTVVVAPGNGPASATPPEILRRLGATVHVINEPFDGTFPGRLPEPTAEGLAPLSAKVIETRAAFGVAHDGDADRAIFVDEQGRFMDGNITLGLVTSYFCRKHPGGVVVTPVSTSGLVEAVAASHGCTTSYTVVGSIYAARTMRNLMKEGKPVIIGGEGNGGIIYPAHQFCRDGGMSAATMLSLVAERAVPLSALIAELPVFTMYQEKRKTSRAAEITAHMKEYFNDCPIDARDGIRITRGGAWALIRPSGTEPLVRVYTESKDPAEAKQLMDEILGEISGYLE from the coding sequence ATGGAACTCACAAAACTTGAAAAACAGTACTTCGGCACCAACGGTGTCCGCGGCGTAACCGGCATCGACATGACGCCGAAACTCGCCCTGGAAATAGCAGAAGCATTCGCAACCATGCTCGGCCCCGGAAAAACCGTCGGTCTCGGCCGTGACACCCGCACCTCCGGCCCCGCCCTCGCCGCCGCCGTCCGTGCCGGTCTCCTTTCCTGCGGCTGCAACGTCATCGACTTCGACATTGTCCCCACCCCCTGCCTCCAGTACCTCGTACTCGACCACCACCTCGACGGCGGTGTCATGATAACCGCATCCCATAACCCGCCCGAGTACAACGGCATCAAAATCATCGAAGCAGACGGCACTGAAATGGGTGACGAACGAACCATTCAGCTTGAGCAGACCATGATTCACCAGAAGTTTGTCACCGCCCCCTGGAACAAACTCGGCAGCGCAGCATCCGAACCGGAAGCCCGTGAACTCTATATCAGTGCAATCGTTGCACAGTTCCCCAAAGACTGCGGCCGCGGTCTCACCGTCGTCGTCGCCCCCGGAAACGGACCTGCATCCGCAACCCCCCCGGAAATCCTCCGGCGGCTCGGCGCAACCGTCCACGTTATCAACGAACCCTTCGACGGAACCTTCCCCGGACGCCTGCCCGAACCCACCGCCGAAGGACTCGCACCCCTCTCCGCAAAAGTCATCGAAACCCGTGCCGCGTTCGGCGTCGCCCATGACGGCGACGCAGACCGCGCCATCTTCGTTGACGAACAGGGACGGTTCATGGACGGCAACATCACGCTCGGTCTTGTCACCTCCTACTTCTGCCGCAAGCATCCCGGAGGTGTCGTCGTAACTCCGGTCAGTACCTCAGGACTTGTGGAAGCGGTCGCCGCCAGTCACGGCTGCACCACCAGCTATACGGTAGTCGGCAGCATCTATGCCGCACGTACCATGCGCAACCTCATGAAAGAAGGAAAACCGGTCATTATCGGTGGTGAAGGAAACGGCGGTATCATCTATCCCGCACATCAGTTCTGCCGTGACGGCGGCATGAGTGCCGCAACCATGCTCAGCCTCGTTGCCGAACGGGCAGTCCCGCTCTCCGCCCTCATCGCAGAACTTCCCGTCTTCACCATGTATCAGGAAAAACGCAAGACCAGCCGTGCCGCAGAGATCACCGCCCACATGAAAGAATACTTCAACGACTGCCCCATCGACGCCCGCGACGGTATCCGCATCACCCGCGGCGGGGCATGGGCACTCATCCGGCCCTCCGGCACGGAACCGCTCGTCCGGGTGTACACCGAATCCAAAGACCCTGCCGAAGCAAAACAGCTGATGGACGAAATACTCGGAGAAATCTCCGGATACCTCGAATAA
- a CDS encoding DUF5806 family protein, giving the protein MDSDPYPLTPDEDDRTEEINKYQKFKKVDGATYRKVNVFLRKRTYITAREWAIARLCSDFKTPYGAEMTFIGQHLPELVPFMEEPYSPQAVNQARNAFKRKVRKSGATFFYGAMCGFFTLDELDDILFESSEIARFLLEIEGTSLAIDDELDIEDKITEIMRKLGESANVLLNTRKGSGTEDDGDEEDSDDDE; this is encoded by the coding sequence ATGGACTCTGACCCGTACCCGCTGACTCCTGACGAAGACGACCGGACTGAAGAGATCAACAAATACCAGAAATTCAAAAAAGTTGACGGCGCAACCTACCGCAAAGTCAACGTATTCCTGCGCAAACGCACCTACATCACCGCCCGTGAATGGGCAATCGCCCGGCTCTGTTCCGACTTCAAAACCCCCTACGGCGCAGAGATGACCTTCATCGGCCAGCACCTCCCCGAACTCGTCCCCTTCATGGAAGAACCCTACAGCCCGCAGGCCGTCAACCAGGCGCGGAACGCATTCAAACGAAAGGTCAGAAAATCCGGCGCCACCTTCTTCTACGGAGCCATGTGCGGATTCTTCACCCTCGATGAACTCGACGACATCCTCTTTGAATCCAGCGAGATCGCCCGTTTCCTCTTAGAGATCGAAGGAACCTCACTTGCCATCGACGACGAACTCGACATCGAAGACAAAATCACCGAGATCATGCGAAAACTCGGCGAGTCCGCAAACGTCCTCCTCAACACCCGCAAAGGATCCGGGACCGAAGACGACGGCGATGAAGAAGACAGCGACGACGACGAATAA
- a CDS encoding GNAT family N-acetyltransferase produces MDLLRLTKENLAAEHICCAISNNTDCQVAAKKRWLSDRLDEGLVFLKGNVRGKCFIEYIPAEYAWAPVTADGYMYINCLWVAGQYAGHGYATQLLTACIADSKEKGKRGLVILASDKKRPFLADPKFLRHAGFSAADTANPYYVLYYLPFDASAPKPQFAAQAKQSHTEEQGFVLYYSHQCPFTAKYVPLIEKIARERNVAFRSVLFTSAAEAQNAPAPSTTYSLFYDGEFVTNEILSEKKFTKILSERGL; encoded by the coding sequence ATGGATCTTCTGAGACTAACAAAAGAGAATCTGGCAGCTGAACACATCTGCTGCGCGATTTCAAACAATACCGACTGCCAGGTTGCGGCAAAGAAGCGCTGGCTTTCTGACCGGCTGGATGAAGGGCTGGTGTTTCTGAAAGGAAACGTTCGCGGAAAATGTTTTATCGAGTATATTCCGGCGGAGTATGCCTGGGCACCGGTTACCGCAGACGGCTATATGTACATCAACTGCCTGTGGGTCGCCGGGCAGTACGCAGGCCACGGCTACGCAACCCAACTGCTGACAGCATGTATTGCGGACAGCAAAGAGAAAGGAAAACGCGGCCTGGTGATACTCGCAAGCGATAAGAAACGGCCCTTCCTCGCAGACCCGAAATTTCTCCGGCATGCAGGGTTTTCAGCGGCAGACACCGCCAACCCGTATTACGTACTGTATTATCTGCCGTTCGATGCGTCCGCGCCAAAACCGCAGTTTGCGGCGCAGGCAAAACAGTCGCATACGGAGGAACAGGGCTTTGTGCTGTACTACAGTCATCAGTGTCCGTTCACAGCAAAATATGTGCCGCTGATCGAAAAGATCGCACGGGAACGGAACGTTGCGTTCCGATCGGTTCTCTTTACCTCGGCTGCCGAGGCACAGAACGCTCCGGCACCGTCCACCACCTACAGCCTGTTTTATGACGGAGAGTTTGTTACAAACGAGATTTTATCGGAGAAAAAATTTACAAAGATTTTGTCGGAACGCGGGCTGTAA
- the xerA gene encoding site-specific tyrosine recombinase/integron integrase produces the protein MAPPKRTFQIWIPRYLSSIETKNYSENTIEAYGRILKLFARYKTYLAEHDGDTPENTGLLAGLSMGADVDADAYEISDFFTMIRNERHLKPASLHQYDSALSSFYRHLIAQNVVEANPMNRVERPKIKDRELKYLRHKEVMAFIASLEHPRDALLIRTIYATGMRVSELCGLCAEHISFEEQTIRVRGKGGKIRIVFCDPDTLSMIREHLDGRTEGPVFLGNRGHAISPRTVQHIFNLYAPPGITPHKIRHSYASELYKRSHNLRVVQENLGHNSIQTTEIYIHTDLDERRRAYQEYFPLAAGGE, from the coding sequence ATGGCCCCGCCGAAACGAACCTTCCAGATCTGGATACCCCGCTACCTCAGCAGCATCGAGACAAAAAACTACTCGGAAAATACCATTGAAGCATACGGCAGAATCCTCAAACTCTTTGCCCGGTACAAAACCTATCTTGCCGAACACGATGGGGATACTCCGGAGAATACCGGGCTCCTTGCCGGTCTTAGTATGGGCGCGGATGTGGATGCGGATGCCTATGAGATCAGTGATTTTTTCACCATGATCCGCAATGAGCGCCATCTTAAACCGGCAAGTCTGCATCAGTACGACTCCGCTCTCAGCTCCTTTTACCGGCATCTGATTGCCCAGAATGTGGTTGAGGCAAACCCAATGAACCGTGTTGAACGGCCAAAGATCAAAGACCGCGAACTCAAGTATCTCCGGCATAAAGAGGTCATGGCCTTCATTGCATCTCTGGAACATCCGCGTGACGCCCTTCTCATCAGAACCATTTATGCGACCGGTATGCGTGTCTCCGAGCTCTGCGGTCTCTGTGCTGAACACATCAGTTTCGAGGAACAGACCATCCGCGTCCGGGGAAAAGGCGGAAAAATCCGCATCGTCTTCTGTGATCCGGACACGCTTTCCATGATACGGGAGCATCTCGACGGCCGGACCGAAGGTCCGGTCTTTCTCGGCAACCGGGGGCATGCCATCTCGCCCCGGACAGTGCAGCATATCTTCAATCTCTATGCCCCGCCGGGCATTACGCCGCATAAAATCCGGCACAGTTATGCAAGTGAGCTCTACAAACGCTCACACAATCTCCGGGTTGTGCAGGAAAATCTCGGCCATAACTCCATTCAGACCACGGAAATTTACATCCATACTGATCTTGACGAACGCAGAAGAGCGTATCAGGAGTACTTCCCGCTGGCAGCCGGCGGGGAGTGA
- a CDS encoding ferredoxin domain-containing protein translates to MEFSSVLLTAAELMAVSARTAPKSKGSDVIEIAILGPDQLESLAVEMEEISALTGMKFYLRDAGNIRQSGACLLIGADGMSTLGLNCGACGHATCAEMKASVDIAPVDSLYKGPVCALRSTDLGIAVGSAVKTASTLNIDNRVMFSAGTAALALGLLPHSTIAFGIPLSVTGKSPYFDR, encoded by the coding sequence ATGGAATTCTCTTCAGTGCTTCTTACCGCTGCGGAGCTCATGGCAGTTTCTGCCCGGACTGCTCCTAAGTCCAAAGGTTCTGATGTGATTGAGATCGCCATTCTCGGTCCCGATCAGCTCGAATCGCTTGCTGTGGAAATGGAGGAGATCTCAGCTTTGACCGGTATGAAATTCTATCTGCGTGATGCCGGAAACATCCGGCAGAGCGGGGCATGTCTGCTGATTGGTGCGGATGGCATGTCCACCCTCGGTCTCAACTGCGGTGCGTGCGGTCATGCGACCTGTGCCGAGATGAAGGCCTCTGTGGATATTGCTCCTGTGGATTCCCTCTACAAAGGCCCGGTCTGTGCTCTCCGGTCAACCGATCTCGGGATTGCGGTCGGGTCTGCGGTGAAGACGGCGTCTACGCTGAATATTGACAACCGGGTTATGTTCTCCGCCGGGACTGCGGCTCTGGCTCTCGGTCTTCTGCCGCATTCGACGATTGCGTTCGGGATTCCGTTGTCGGTCACGGGGAAAAGTCCGTATTTTGATCGGTGA
- a CDS encoding GIY-YIG nuclease family protein: MANATFPIRPERNPSIYAYSDSKYPGWLKIGYTTVDVRKRVSQQYPINRPEEHPYTIVFEEPAIRNDGSTFMDYDVHHHLKTVQGISRYKDSEWFKCEVKQVRSAWLAIKEGKEFETTRDLNFPLRPEQELAIQKTIQYYTEYKLENPDKTPKFLWNAKMRFGKTFTAYQLAQRMKFTRVLVLTFKPAVQSAWKDDLLRHVDFAGWQFISRTDLTYEEADKDKPLVCFGSFQDYLGKNELGGIKPKNAWVHTIEWDLVILDEYHYGAWRETAQDLFASESKGEEKYAIGEGVDYFDEELLPIKTHYYLYLSGTPFRALTNGEFIEEQIYNWTYSDEQKAKEEWNGADNPYAALPKMVLMTYQLPEEIRKIALQGEFNEFDLNVFFSTEGEEDTARFIYEDEVQKWLDLIRGEYLPSTIDNLKLGSQKPPLPYADVRFLNILTHTIWFLPSVSSCYAMRNLLKQRHNRFYHDYTINVAAGTKAGIGVKALSPVRKSMENPLETKTITLTCGKLTTGITIKPWTGIFMLRNLSSPETYFQAAFRVQSPWVIYNPDGMFPNKQEILKQECYVFDFAPERAFRQIADYSCRLNIDESNPEKKVAEFIHFLPIYAYDGSPMKEIDAGGVLDLAMSGTTATLLARRWESALLVNVDNTTLERLLHNEAALAALMSIEGFRSLNTDIETIINKSESLKKAKQEANNMEKSEKTKKELTEEEREIKNLRKQIQEKLIKFATRIPVFMYLTDYRELALRDVISQIEPDLFKKVTGLTIPDFELLVSLDLFNSALMNDAVYKFKRYEDTSLSYSGIIRHRYEEKIGLYDTVISKDDASQMR, encoded by the coding sequence ATGGCGAATGCGACCTTTCCCATCCGACCGGAACGGAATCCCTCCATCTATGCGTACAGTGACAGCAAATATCCCGGATGGCTGAAAATCGGCTACACCACAGTGGACGTGAGGAAACGTGTCTCCCAGCAATACCCCATCAACAGACCGGAAGAACATCCCTACACCATTGTCTTTGAAGAGCCCGCAATCCGCAATGACGGATCAACATTCATGGATTACGATGTCCATCACCATCTTAAAACCGTACAGGGAATATCCCGATACAAAGACAGTGAATGGTTCAAATGTGAAGTCAAACAGGTTCGCAGTGCATGGTTAGCCATAAAAGAAGGAAAAGAATTTGAAACCACCCGTGACCTCAACTTCCCCCTGCGCCCGGAACAGGAACTGGCAATTCAAAAAACCATCCAGTATTATACAGAGTATAAACTGGAAAATCCCGATAAGACTCCCAAATTTTTATGGAATGCCAAAATGCGGTTTGGCAAAACATTCACTGCCTACCAGCTTGCACAACGCATGAAATTCACCCGTGTTCTCGTACTCACCTTCAAACCCGCAGTCCAATCCGCATGGAAAGATGACCTTCTGCGACATGTTGATTTCGCCGGATGGCAGTTCATCTCCCGAACCGATCTAACCTATGAAGAAGCGGACAAAGACAAACCCCTAGTATGTTTTGGATCATTCCAGGATTATCTTGGGAAAAATGAACTTGGCGGCATAAAACCAAAAAATGCATGGGTACACACCATCGAATGGGACCTGGTCATCCTCGATGAATACCACTATGGAGCATGGCGGGAAACAGCACAGGATCTGTTTGCATCCGAAAGTAAAGGAGAAGAAAAGTATGCGATTGGTGAAGGAGTGGACTACTTCGATGAAGAACTCCTCCCCATCAAAACACATTACTACCTCTATCTCTCCGGAACCCCGTTTCGGGCATTAACTAATGGAGAGTTCATCGAAGAACAGATTTACAACTGGACATATTCGGATGAACAAAAAGCAAAAGAAGAATGGAACGGCGCCGACAATCCCTATGCAGCACTTCCGAAAATGGTCTTAATGACCTATCAATTACCTGAAGAAATCCGCAAAATCGCACTACAGGGAGAATTCAACGAGTTTGACCTAAACGTATTCTTTTCAACAGAAGGAGAAGAAGATACCGCACGCTTCATCTATGAAGACGAAGTCCAGAAATGGCTAGACCTCATTCGGGGAGAGTATCTTCCCTCAACCATAGATAACCTCAAACTCGGCTCTCAAAAACCCCCATTACCCTATGCAGATGTACGTTTTCTCAACATCCTAACGCACACCATCTGGTTTCTTCCCTCAGTTTCCTCCTGTTATGCAATGAGAAATCTTCTAAAACAGCGTCACAACAGATTTTATCATGATTACACCATCAACGTTGCAGCAGGAACCAAAGCAGGCATTGGTGTAAAAGCCCTTTCACCTGTCAGAAAATCCATGGAAAATCCGTTGGAAACAAAAACGATAACACTCACCTGCGGAAAACTCACAACTGGAATAACAATTAAACCCTGGACAGGCATCTTCATGCTGCGTAATCTTTCCAGCCCGGAAACCTACTTCCAAGCAGCATTTCGGGTCCAATCTCCCTGGGTAATTTACAATCCCGACGGCATGTTCCCAAACAAACAGGAAATTCTCAAACAAGAATGCTATGTCTTCGACTTTGCACCGGAACGAGCATTCCGCCAGATCGCAGACTACAGCTGCCGCCTCAACATCGATGAATCGAATCCGGAGAAAAAAGTCGCCGAATTTATCCATTTCCTCCCCATCTACGCTTATGATGGAAGCCCCATGAAAGAAATTGATGCAGGAGGAGTTCTCGATTTAGCAATGAGCGGAACAACAGCCACACTCCTTGCACGAAGATGGGAAAGTGCCCTCCTGGTCAATGTAGACAATACCACGTTGGAACGCCTTCTTCACAATGAAGCAGCATTGGCGGCCCTAATGAGTATTGAAGGATTCAGAAGCCTCAACACAGATATTGAAACGATCATTAACAAATCTGAAAGCCTCAAAAAAGCAAAACAAGAAGCAAACAACATGGAGAAATCTGAAAAAACCAAGAAGGAACTCACGGAAGAAGAGAGGGAAATCAAGAATTTACGAAAACAGATTCAAGAAAAACTTATCAAATTTGCCACACGGATTCCGGTATTCATGTATCTGACAGACTACCGGGAACTGGCATTGCGTGATGTTATCTCACAGATCGAGCCTGACCTTTTTAAAAAAGTGACCGGATTAACCATCCCGGATTTTGAACTTCTGGTAAGTCTGGATCTCTTTAATAGTGCATTAATGAACGATGCAGTGTACAAATTCAAACGATATGAGGATACAAGTCTCTCCTACTCTGGAATTATCCGACATAGATACGAAGAAAAGATTGGGCTGTATGACACAGTGATCAGTAAGGATGATGCATCTCAAATGAGATGA
- a CDS encoding Eco57I restriction-modification methylase domain-containing protein: MSEESTAVKSYNPDVLTCIANLSNDEIFTPPKLANQILDLLPEEIWHDKTTTFLDPATKTGVFLREIAARLLVGLEEEIPDLQERVNHICKNQIFGIAITELTALISRRSLYCSKIANGQYSICTCFEGEDGNIKLERTEHTWKNGKCIFCGAPKKMYERGEELESYAYQFIHTKTPEEIFQMKFDVIVSNPPYQLIDGGGNGASAKPIYQLFVQQAKKLKPRYLTMIIPSRWFTGGKGLDEFRDEMLHDDRIRVLHDYPEATDCFSGVQIKGGISYFLWDRENRGLCKVYSHNEGVVSGPVERPLLEPDCDTFIRYNEAIGILHKVNKVKSPSMEQIISSRLPFGLTNTFKGNKEKKSESDLKIYVSGNNREIRGTTAYVPLDMICRGKEMISWHKVYIAKAGSGSDTFPHPILPKPFYGAPNTVCNESYLVIGPFSNESECENVISYISTKFFRFLVLQKKNSQNAARGVYKFVPQQDFSKPWTDEELYIKYGLTEEEIAFIESMIKPMETA; this comes from the coding sequence ATGAGTGAAGAGAGCACAGCCGTGAAAAGTTACAACCCGGATGTTCTAACATGTATTGCAAACCTGAGCAATGACGAGATATTCACACCACCGAAACTGGCAAATCAGATTCTCGATCTGCTCCCTGAAGAAATCTGGCATGATAAAACGACCACATTTTTAGATCCGGCAACAAAAACCGGAGTGTTTCTCCGTGAGATTGCGGCACGTCTGCTTGTGGGACTGGAAGAGGAGATTCCGGATTTACAGGAACGGGTTAACCACATCTGTAAAAATCAGATATTTGGCATTGCCATTACCGAACTGACGGCATTGATCTCCCGCCGTTCACTGTACTGTTCCAAGATTGCAAACGGACAGTATTCCATCTGTACCTGTTTTGAGGGAGAGGACGGGAATATCAAACTGGAGAGAACAGAACATACGTGGAAAAATGGTAAATGCATCTTCTGTGGAGCGCCCAAGAAGATGTATGAGAGAGGAGAGGAGCTTGAATCATATGCCTATCAGTTTATCCACACAAAAACACCAGAGGAAATCTTTCAAATGAAGTTTGACGTGATCGTGAGTAATCCCCCATATCAATTAATCGATGGTGGAGGAAATGGAGCGAGTGCAAAACCAATCTATCAGTTATTTGTACAACAAGCAAAAAAGCTGAAGCCTCGTTATTTAACAATGATTATTCCTTCAAGATGGTTTACTGGGGGAAAAGGATTGGACGAATTCCGTGATGAAATGCTCCATGATGATCGCATTCGAGTACTTCATGACTACCCTGAAGCTACTGACTGTTTCAGTGGTGTCCAAATTAAAGGAGGCATTTCTTACTTCCTTTGGGATAGAGAAAATAGGGGTTTGTGTAAAGTTTATTCCCATAATGAAGGAGTTGTTTCCGGACCTGTGGAGAGACCATTGCTTGAACCAGATTGTGACACCTTTATCCGATATAACGAAGCGATTGGAATTCTGCACAAAGTAAATAAGGTAAAATCACCATCAATGGAACAAATCATAAGTAGCAGATTGCCATTTGGCCTGACAAATACATTTAAGGGCAATAAGGAAAAGAAAAGCGAAAGTGATTTGAAAATATACGTCAGTGGCAACAATAGAGAGATACGAGGAACCACAGCATATGTCCCCCTAGATATGATATGCCGAGGGAAAGAAATGATTTCTTGGCATAAAGTGTACATTGCAAAAGCAGGAAGTGGCAGTGATACTTTCCCCCACCCCATTTTACCCAAACCGTTTTATGGTGCTCCTAATACTGTATGTAACGAAAGTTATCTAGTTATTGGTCCATTTTCAAATGAATCAGAATGTGAAAATGTAATATCATATATTTCAACAAAATTCTTTAGATTTTTGGTTTTACAAAAGAAAAATTCCCAAAATGCAGCAAGAGGAGTTTACAAGTTTGTTCCACAACAAGACTTCTCAAAACCTTGGACTGATGAAGAACTCTATATCAAATATGGATTAACAGAAGAAGAAATTGCTTTCATTGAATCGATGATTAAACCCATGGAGACTGCATAA